The following are from one region of the Chromobacterium phragmitis genome:
- a CDS encoding CobW family GTP-binding protein produces the protein MSAPRLPVTVLTGFLGAGKTTLLSKLLENNKQRRLAILVNEFGEVSIDGGLLRDADAGGVEIHDLANGLVAYDDDADFLPTMLALWQRRQQIDHVLIETSGLALPSAVMAQLQSEALAPYFVLDATLAVVDTPLLLAGHFAPAGDGGKTDAVAELFDQQLGHADIVVLNKIDALSADQLLAAEDAVRRQAPSIRFIELAYQAKLDTRLTLGLHLHEASPAAHRHYGPVASMPGLAMRPLANQALLDGHSHGGQAAHSHGLSTHKHFHDQDPGWQSFMIRSKEAQHADKLAAALEAIAREEPLLRIKGFAACADGPGRLLAQGVRKRIELSRDEALAAPRQAQLVFIGYHPSRPRVVALLRDITGAHWS, from the coding sequence ATGAGCGCGCCGCGCCTTCCCGTCACCGTGCTGACCGGCTTCCTCGGCGCCGGCAAGACCACGCTGCTGTCCAAACTGCTGGAGAACAACAAGCAGCGCCGGCTGGCCATCCTGGTCAACGAGTTCGGCGAGGTGTCGATAGACGGCGGGCTGCTGCGCGACGCCGACGCCGGCGGCGTGGAAATCCACGACCTCGCCAATGGCCTGGTCGCCTACGACGACGACGCCGACTTCCTGCCCACCATGCTGGCGCTGTGGCAGCGCCGCCAGCAGATAGACCACGTGCTGATCGAAACCTCCGGCCTGGCGCTGCCCAGCGCGGTGATGGCCCAGCTGCAAAGCGAGGCGCTGGCGCCCTATTTCGTGCTGGACGCGACGCTGGCGGTGGTCGACACCCCGCTGCTGCTGGCCGGCCATTTCGCGCCGGCCGGAGACGGCGGCAAGACCGACGCGGTGGCGGAGCTGTTCGACCAGCAGCTGGGCCACGCCGACATCGTGGTGCTGAACAAGATAGACGCGCTGTCCGCGGACCAGCTACTGGCGGCGGAAGACGCCGTGCGCCGGCAGGCGCCGTCGATACGCTTCATCGAACTGGCCTATCAAGCCAAGCTGGACACCCGGCTGACGCTGGGCCTGCATCTGCACGAAGCCTCGCCGGCCGCGCACCGCCACTACGGCCCGGTGGCCAGCATGCCGGGGCTCGCGATGCGGCCGCTGGCCAACCAGGCCTTGCTGGACGGCCACAGCCACGGCGGCCAGGCCGCGCACAGCCACGGCCTGTCCACCCACAAGCATTTCCACGATCAGGACCCGGGCTGGCAATCGTTCATGATCCGCAGCAAGGAAGCCCAGCATGCCGACAAGCTGGCGGCGGCGCTGGAGGCCATCGCCCGCGAGGAGCCGCTGCTCAGGATCAAGGGCTTCGCCGCCTGCGCCGACGGCCCCGGCCGGCTGCTGGCCCAGGGCGTGCGCAAGCGCATCGAATTGAGCCGCGACGAGGCGCTGGCCGCGCCGCGCCAGGCGCAGCTGGTGTTCATCGGCTACCACCCCAGCCGTCCGCGCGTGGTGGCCTTGCTGCGCGACATCACCGGCGCGCACTGGAGCTAG
- a CDS encoding ABC transporter ATP-binding protein, which yields MSALELCGLDWSPDAATAPEARLLRDIALTVRPGEFVGVIGPNGSGKTSTLRCAFRFNRPLAGEAKLDGADIWGQSAASFARRVAVVLQEFPEDFGLTVREVADMGRIPHQSLLRGGSAADHAIVDDALDQVGLASQQHQPFATLSGGEKQRALLARALAQKPELLILDEPTNHLDLRHQLSLLRLVRRLGIAAVATLHDLNLAAAFCHRLYALKAGRVVASGAPEAVLTPSLLAEVFGVRALVDRHPQAGHPRITLLEEENA from the coding sequence GTGAGCGCATTGGAACTATGCGGCCTGGACTGGTCGCCGGACGCCGCGACAGCGCCTGAGGCGAGGCTGCTGCGCGACATCGCGCTGACCGTGCGGCCCGGCGAATTCGTCGGCGTCATCGGCCCCAACGGCAGCGGCAAGACCAGCACGCTGCGCTGCGCCTTCCGCTTCAACAGGCCGCTGGCTGGCGAAGCCAAACTCGACGGCGCCGACATCTGGGGCCAATCCGCCGCCTCCTTCGCCCGCCGCGTCGCGGTGGTGCTGCAGGAATTCCCGGAGGACTTCGGCCTGACCGTGCGCGAAGTGGCCGACATGGGCCGCATTCCGCACCAGTCGCTGCTGCGCGGCGGCAGCGCCGCCGACCACGCCATCGTCGACGACGCGCTGGATCAGGTGGGCCTGGCGTCGCAGCAACACCAGCCTTTCGCCACCCTGTCCGGCGGCGAGAAGCAGCGCGCGCTGCTGGCGCGGGCGCTGGCCCAGAAGCCGGAGCTGCTGATCCTGGACGAGCCGACCAACCACCTGGACCTGCGCCACCAATTGTCGCTGCTGCGCCTGGTGCGCCGGCTGGGCATCGCCGCCGTCGCCACGCTGCACGACCTGAACCTGGCCGCCGCCTTCTGCCACCGGCTGTACGCGCTGAAGGCCGGCCGCGTCGTCGCCAGCGGCGCGCCGGAAGCGGTGCTGACGCCGTCCTTGCTGGCCGAGGTGTTCGGCGTGCGCGCGCTGGTGGATCGCCACCCGCAGGCCGGCCATCCCCGCATCACCCTGTTGGAAGAAGAAAACGCATGA
- a CDS encoding ABC transporter substrate-binding protein: protein MKLNLPSLIACGLAALLASQAHASAYPLTVDSCNRKVVFQRAPQRAVSHDINLTEMMVALGLQNRMVGYTGISAWNKLNAPLKQALGKLPELAGDYPSSEALLARNADFFFAGWNYGLRVGGPVTPASLAPLGIQVYELSESCAHVMKRPAASLDDVYRDIHNLGRIFNVEPRAQKVVAEMRAKVDGVAARVAKRKATPSVFVYDSGEDRPFSAGRLAMPDALIQAAGGRNILNDVNASWTRVDWETVVARNPQVVVIIDYGKVTAQQKIAFLQKHPALNKMAAVRDKRFIVLPYDSATPGIANADAISALARGLHPEVFAK from the coding sequence ATGAAACTGAACCTGCCTTCGCTCATCGCCTGCGGCCTGGCCGCGCTGCTGGCCTCCCAGGCCCACGCCAGCGCTTACCCGCTGACCGTGGACAGCTGCAACCGCAAGGTCGTCTTTCAGCGCGCGCCGCAGCGCGCGGTCAGCCACGACATCAATCTGACCGAGATGATGGTGGCGCTGGGCCTGCAAAACCGCATGGTCGGCTATACCGGCATCAGCGCTTGGAACAAGCTGAACGCGCCGTTGAAACAGGCGCTGGGCAAGCTGCCGGAGCTGGCCGGCGACTACCCCTCGTCGGAAGCGCTGCTGGCCCGCAACGCCGACTTTTTCTTCGCCGGCTGGAACTACGGCCTGCGCGTGGGCGGCCCGGTGACGCCGGCCTCGCTGGCGCCCTTGGGCATCCAGGTCTACGAGCTCAGCGAATCCTGCGCCCATGTGATGAAACGCCCGGCGGCGAGCCTGGACGACGTTTATCGCGACATCCATAATCTGGGCCGCATCTTCAACGTGGAGCCGCGCGCGCAAAAAGTGGTGGCCGAGATGCGCGCCAAGGTGGACGGCGTCGCCGCCCGCGTCGCCAAACGCAAGGCCACGCCGTCGGTCTTCGTCTACGACAGCGGCGAGGACCGCCCCTTCAGCGCCGGCCGGCTGGCGATGCCCGACGCGCTGATCCAGGCCGCCGGCGGCCGCAACATCCTGAACGACGTCAACGCCAGCTGGACCCGCGTCGACTGGGAAACCGTGGTGGCGCGCAATCCGCAAGTGGTCGTGATCATCGACTACGGCAAGGTCACCGCCCAGCAAAAGATCGCCTTCCTGCAGAAACACCCGGCGCTGAACAAGATGGCGGCGGTGCGCGACAAGCGCTTCATCGTGCTGCCCTACGACAGCGCCACGCCCGGCATCGCCAACGCCGACGCCATCAGCGCGCTGGCGCGCGGCCTGCACCCGGAAGTCTTCGCCAAGTGA
- a CDS encoding FecCD family ABC transporter permease, which yields MIRAIANRPPAWPLLSLLLALLALSLPLASGLGAAPVEFAVSSNVLLHQLGLPVEPAWQPGQDLIIWQLRLPRVLLGGMVGAGLALVGAALQATTRNQLADPHLLGVSSGATLGAVTVLLFSGNVLGGATLPLAAFTGALLATLLVTGIAVRQRRLQAERLLLAGVAVSFLLMALANLMLYLGDHRSASAVLFWMLGGLGQARWELLPAPLAALCLGLAALLMVARPLNALMAGEQTAVTLGIRVTRLRLAVFAASSLLTGTMVAVSGAIGFVGLMIPHIARRCVGADHRRLLPACALLGALFLIWVDAAARTLIAPEDIPVGVGTAAVGGAFFIWLLRR from the coding sequence GTGATCCGCGCCATCGCCAACCGTCCGCCGGCCTGGCCCTTGCTGAGCCTCTTGCTGGCCCTGCTGGCGCTGTCGCTGCCGCTGGCCTCCGGCCTGGGCGCCGCGCCGGTTGAATTCGCCGTCAGTTCCAATGTGCTGCTGCACCAGCTGGGCCTGCCGGTGGAACCGGCCTGGCAGCCGGGCCAGGATCTGATCATCTGGCAGCTGCGGCTGCCGCGCGTGCTGCTGGGCGGCATGGTCGGCGCCGGCCTGGCCTTGGTGGGCGCGGCCTTGCAGGCCACCACCCGCAACCAGCTGGCCGATCCCCACCTGTTGGGCGTCAGCTCCGGCGCCACCCTGGGCGCGGTGACGGTGCTGCTGTTCAGCGGCAATGTGCTGGGCGGCGCCACCCTGCCGCTGGCCGCCTTCACCGGCGCCTTGCTGGCCACCCTGCTGGTCACCGGCATCGCCGTGCGCCAGCGCCGGCTGCAAGCCGAGCGTCTGCTGCTGGCCGGCGTGGCCGTGTCCTTCCTGCTGATGGCTTTGGCCAATCTGATGCTGTATCTGGGCGACCATCGCTCGGCCTCGGCGGTGCTGTTCTGGATGCTGGGCGGCCTGGGCCAGGCGCGCTGGGAGCTGCTGCCGGCGCCGCTGGCCGCGCTGTGCCTGGGCCTGGCCGCGCTGCTGATGGTAGCCAGGCCGCTGAACGCGCTGATGGCCGGCGAGCAAACCGCGGTCACGCTGGGCATCCGCGTGACCCGGCTGCGGCTGGCGGTGTTCGCCGCCTCCTCTCTGCTGACCGGCACCATGGTCGCGGTCAGCGGGGCGATAGGCTTCGTCGGCCTGATGATTCCGCACATCGCCCGCCGCTGCGTCGGCGCCGACCACCGCCGCTTGCTGCCGGCCTGCGCGCTGTTGGGGGCGCTGTTCCTGATCTGGGTGGACGCCGCCGCGCGCACGCTGATCGCGCCGGAAGACATCCCGGTGGGCGTCGGCACCGCCGCCGTCGGCGGCGCCTTCTTCATCTGGCTGCTGCGCCGCTGA
- the cobO gene encoding cob(I)yrinic acid a,c-diamide adenosyltransferase, which produces MKTDPASHQRMTEKRKAGFEKKKAAATGEKGLLIVNTGTGKGKSSAAFGMGLRAVGHGMRLGVVQFIKGALHTAERDLLGGFDNCDFHTMGEGYTWNTQDREADIATARKGWEQALAMLGSDDYDMVILDELNVVLKYEYLPLDEVLAAFAARPAMQHVVVTGRHAPEALLEAADLVTEMRLVKHPYREQGIKAQRGVEF; this is translated from the coding sequence ATGAAAACCGATCCGGCCTCCCACCAGCGCATGACCGAGAAGCGCAAGGCGGGCTTCGAGAAGAAAAAGGCCGCCGCCACCGGCGAAAAGGGCCTGCTCATCGTCAACACCGGCACCGGCAAGGGCAAGAGCAGCGCCGCCTTCGGCATGGGCCTGCGCGCCGTCGGCCACGGCATGCGCCTGGGCGTGGTGCAGTTCATCAAGGGCGCGCTGCACACCGCCGAGCGCGACCTGCTGGGCGGCTTCGACAACTGCGACTTCCACACCATGGGCGAAGGCTATACCTGGAACACCCAGGATCGCGAGGCCGACATCGCCACCGCGCGCAAGGGCTGGGAACAGGCGCTGGCGATGCTGGGAAGCGACGATTACGACATGGTGATCCTCGACGAATTGAACGTGGTGCTGAAATACGAATACCTGCCGCTGGACGAAGTGCTGGCCGCCTTCGCCGCCCGGCCGGCGATGCAGCACGTGGTGGTCACCGGCCGCCACGCGCCGGAAGCCTTGCTTGAGGCCGCGGATCTGGTCACCGAGATGCGGCTGGTCAAACACCCGTACCGCGAGCAGGGCATCAAGGCGCAGCGCGGGGTGGAGTTCTGA